The Thermosynechococcus sp. genome has a segment encoding these proteins:
- a CDS encoding MFS transporter: MTIEQQDIPLDLPLPPVPPLWQNRNFIALWLAQICSQLADKVYLVFVIALTTEFFQAANQSISGWVSAIMIAFTIPAILLGSVAGVLVDRWSKKQVLIVTNLYRALLVLGIPITILLGAGQRFGFMVLLLITFTISCLTQFFAPAEQAAIPLLVDKSHLMFANSLYTLTMMAALVVGFAAGEPLLNLASHWHARWGGAVFVSACYGGAALLLMLLRPPDQCHLPPSRPRQVWQELRQGLQLLQEYPALRFALLQLILLFAIVAAMSVLVVRLAEILPSLDTAQFGFLLAAAAGGLGLGALLLNTVGKRFAYGWSSLLGCWGMGGMFLGLSLSLNSLAWSIGYIVGLGFFAAFVAIPMQTLIQLMTPPEQRGTIFGLQNNLVNIALSVPLGVAGLAETWWGLQPVLIGLGGAIALGGTLMTLSHRNGMVSGNLL; the protein is encoded by the coding sequence AGCAAGACATTCCCTTGGATTTGCCCCTACCACCGGTGCCGCCCCTCTGGCAAAACCGCAATTTTATTGCTCTTTGGTTGGCACAGATCTGCTCGCAGTTGGCCGATAAAGTTTACCTTGTATTTGTCATTGCGCTGACGACGGAGTTTTTCCAAGCGGCAAACCAGAGCATCAGTGGCTGGGTGTCGGCAATCATGATTGCCTTTACAATCCCGGCCATTCTCCTGGGATCTGTGGCGGGAGTGCTGGTGGATCGCTGGTCAAAAAAACAGGTGCTCATTGTTACGAACCTATACCGTGCCCTCCTCGTTTTAGGGATTCCGATCACGATTCTCCTTGGCGCCGGGCAGCGGTTTGGCTTTATGGTGCTGTTGCTGATCACGTTTACAATTTCCTGCTTAACCCAGTTTTTTGCCCCCGCCGAACAGGCCGCCATTCCTCTGCTGGTGGATAAGTCCCATCTAATGTTCGCCAATTCCCTCTATACGCTGACAATGATGGCGGCTCTCGTTGTGGGGTTCGCTGCCGGTGAGCCACTTCTCAATCTCGCAAGCCACTGGCATGCCCGGTGGGGTGGGGCAGTGTTTGTTAGTGCCTGCTATGGTGGGGCAGCCCTTCTATTGATGCTGCTGCGGCCACCGGATCAGTGTCATCTGCCTCCGAGTCGCCCGCGGCAAGTGTGGCAAGAACTCCGCCAAGGTCTTCAGCTTTTGCAGGAATATCCAGCCCTGCGTTTTGCGCTACTGCAACTCATTTTGCTCTTTGCTATTGTGGCCGCCATGTCCGTTTTGGTGGTGCGCCTTGCGGAAATCTTACCTAGCCTCGATACGGCTCAATTCGGTTTTCTCTTGGCCGCAGCGGCCGGCGGACTCGGGCTAGGGGCACTGCTGTTGAATACCGTGGGTAAGCGCTTTGCCTATGGCTGGTCAAGTTTGCTAGGCTGTTGGGGGATGGGAGGCATGTTCCTGGGTCTGTCCCTAAGTCTAAATTCCTTGGCTTGGAGCATCGGCTACATCGTGGGGTTGGGCTTTTTTGCCGCCTTTGTGGCAATTCCCATGCAAACCCTCATCCAACTCATGACACCACCAGAACAGCGGGGGACGATTTTTGGCCTGCAAAATAACCTGGTGAATATTGCCCTCAGTGTGCCCTTGGGCGTGGCTGGTTTAGCGGAGACATGGTGGGGGCTGCAACCGGTACTCATCGGCTTGGGGGGGGCGATCGCCCTTGGTGGGACGCTGATGACCCTCAGCCATCGCAACGGCATGGTGAGCGGCAACCTGCTCTAA